The following are encoded in a window of Halorarum salinum genomic DNA:
- the npdG gene encoding NADPH-dependent F420 reductase: protein MRIALLGGTGDVGEGLALRWGRDTDHELLVGSRDPEKARDAAESYAAAVADAGGEADLKGFANGMAADRADVVVLSVPPYHVADTVESVADVLDGEDVVVTPAAGMKRDDDGFHYHPPSAGSVTALVREAVPDPIPVVGAFHNLAAGRLADLDADLGVDTLVLGDDADAKGTVSRLAEEIDGLRALDAGGLANAAEVESVTPLLVNVATNNEGMHDLGVRFL, encoded by the coding sequence AGGGGCTCGCCCTCCGGTGGGGCCGGGACACGGACCACGAACTGCTCGTCGGCTCGCGCGACCCGGAGAAGGCGCGGGACGCCGCCGAGTCGTACGCGGCGGCCGTCGCGGACGCCGGCGGCGAGGCCGACCTGAAGGGGTTCGCGAACGGGATGGCCGCCGACCGCGCGGACGTGGTCGTGCTCTCGGTCCCGCCGTACCACGTCGCAGACACCGTCGAGTCTGTCGCGGACGTGCTGGACGGGGAGGACGTGGTCGTCACCCCCGCCGCGGGGATGAAGCGCGACGACGACGGCTTCCACTACCACCCGCCGAGCGCCGGGAGCGTGACGGCGCTGGTCCGCGAGGCGGTTCCGGACCCGATCCCGGTCGTCGGCGCGTTCCACAACCTCGCGGCCGGTCGGCTGGCGGACCTGGACGCCGACCTCGGCGTCGACACGCTCGTCCTCGGCGACGACGCGGACGCGAAGGGGACGGTGTCGCGGCTGGCCGAGGAGATCGACGGGCTCCGGGCGCTGGACGCCGGCGGGCTGGCGAACGCCGCGGAGGTCGAGTCGGTGACGCCGCTGCTGGTGAACGTGGCGACGAACAACGAGGGGATGCACGACCTCGGCGTACGGTTTCTGTGA
- a CDS encoding PaaI family thioesterase, whose translation MNVVDLLNRMPYTDLLGVDVVEAAEGAAVAELPLREEHSSVPGRTVAHGGVTYALADTVGGAAVISLHRKPTPTVDMRMDYLAPATADLRAEAEVVRDGGSVATARVRIEDVEGTHVADARGTFKTGGGGDGGAWGSADPEDAV comes from the coding sequence GTGAACGTCGTCGACCTGCTCAACCGGATGCCGTACACGGACCTGCTCGGCGTCGACGTGGTCGAGGCGGCCGAGGGCGCGGCGGTCGCCGAACTTCCGCTCCGGGAGGAGCACTCCTCGGTCCCCGGCCGGACCGTCGCCCACGGCGGCGTGACCTACGCGCTCGCGGACACCGTCGGCGGGGCCGCGGTCATCTCGCTCCACCGCAAACCGACCCCGACCGTGGACATGCGGATGGACTACCTGGCGCCGGCCACGGCCGACCTCCGCGCGGAGGCCGAGGTCGTCCGCGACGGGGGGTCGGTCGCCACCGCGAGGGTCCGGATCGAGGACGTCGAGGGAACCCACGTCGCGGACGCCCGCGGGACGTTCAAGACCGGCGGCGGCGGGGACGGCGGCGCGTGGGGATCCGCCGACCCCGAAGACGCCGTGTGA
- the ilvA gene encoding threonine ammonia-lyase, protein MLSLEDVLAARERVDAVARRTPLEYSHTFSEITGASVHLKLETFQRTGSFKIRGATNRVATLSAAETERGVVTASAGNHAQGVALAASRAGVHSTIVMPTYAPISKVDATRRYGGDVVLHGLDYSEAQARAREIEAAEDRTYVHAFDDELVMAGQGTIGLEIAEQCPEVDTVVVPIGGGGLIAGVATALKGRLDDVRVVGVQAEGASSAAESLRKGSPQELASVDTIADGIAVRSVGERTFPVIRERVDEVVTVSDEEIAVAVTKLLERSKTLVEGAGAVPLAATLERAFDYEPDETVVPLLSGGNIDMNTMTTVVMRGLVEMGRYLKIRTELKDRPGSLERLVEVVADANANIFAIRHDRTSRDIAVNAAEVEVDLETHGHEHAAEIVASLEEHGYEVDVLA, encoded by the coding sequence ATGCTCTCGCTGGAGGACGTGCTCGCGGCCCGAGAGCGGGTGGACGCGGTCGCCCGCCGGACGCCGCTGGAGTACTCCCACACCTTCTCGGAAATCACCGGCGCGTCGGTCCACCTGAAGCTGGAGACGTTCCAGCGGACCGGTTCGTTCAAGATCCGCGGCGCGACGAACCGCGTCGCGACGCTCTCGGCCGCCGAGACGGAGCGCGGCGTCGTCACCGCGTCGGCGGGCAACCACGCCCAGGGCGTCGCGCTGGCGGCCTCGCGGGCGGGCGTTCACTCGACCATCGTGATGCCGACGTACGCGCCCATCTCGAAGGTGGACGCGACGCGGCGCTACGGCGGCGACGTGGTGCTCCACGGCCTCGACTACAGCGAGGCGCAGGCCCGCGCCCGCGAGATCGAGGCCGCGGAGGACCGCACCTACGTCCACGCGTTCGACGACGAACTGGTCATGGCCGGACAGGGGACCATCGGCCTCGAGATCGCCGAACAGTGCCCGGAGGTGGACACCGTGGTCGTCCCCATCGGCGGCGGCGGGCTGATCGCCGGCGTCGCGACGGCGCTGAAGGGACGGCTCGACGACGTGCGCGTCGTCGGCGTGCAGGCGGAGGGCGCCTCCTCCGCCGCCGAGTCGCTCCGCAAGGGGAGCCCGCAGGAACTGGCGAGCGTGGACACCATCGCGGACGGCATCGCCGTCCGCTCGGTGGGCGAGCGGACGTTCCCCGTCATCCGCGAGCGCGTCGACGAGGTGGTGACCGTGAGCGACGAGGAGATCGCCGTGGCGGTGACGAAACTCCTCGAGCGCTCGAAGACGCTCGTCGAGGGCGCGGGCGCCGTCCCGCTGGCGGCGACGCTCGAACGGGCGTTCGACTACGAGCCGGACGAGACGGTCGTCCCGCTCCTCTCTGGCGGCAACATCGACATGAACACCATGACGACGGTGGTGATGCGCGGGCTCGTCGAGATGGGCCGATACCTGAAGATCAGGACCGAACTGAAGGACCGTCCCGGGTCGCTGGAGCGGCTGGTCGAGGTCGTCGCCGACGCGAACGCGAACATATTCGCGATCCGTCACGACCGCACCTCTCGGGACATCGCCGTCAACGCGGCGGAGGTCGAGGTCGACCTCGAGACCCACGGCCACGAACACGCGGCGGAGATCGTCGCCTCGCTGGAGGAGCACGGCTACGAGGTCGACGTGCTGGCGTAG
- the citZ gene encoding citrate synthase, with protein sequence MSDELKRGLEGVVVAESGLSHIDGDAGKLVYRGYAIEDLAEHASYEETLYLLWHGELPTESELADFSGETSAERALSDDAMETVRRLAEADEEPMAALRTITSSFSAHDPDTDEDPTDHDANVRKGRRITAKMPTALAAYARIRNGDEPVVPREDLDHAANFLYMLNDEEPDDVFADVFDQALVLHADHGLNASTFSAMVTASTLADLHSAVTSAVGTLSGSLHGGANANVMRMLEEVDESDSDPVEWVERALEEGRRVAGFGHRVYEVKDPRANILGERSEELGEAAGDTRWYEMSVAIEEYMAEEKGIAPNVDFYSASTYYQMGIPVDIYTPIFAVSRVGGWIAHVLEQYEDNRLIRPRARYVGERDAEWVPIEER encoded by the coding sequence ATGTCCGACGAACTCAAGCGCGGACTGGAAGGGGTGGTCGTCGCCGAATCCGGTCTGAGCCACATCGACGGGGACGCGGGGAAACTCGTCTACAGGGGGTACGCCATCGAGGACCTCGCGGAACACGCGTCCTACGAGGAGACGCTCTACCTGCTCTGGCACGGGGAGCTCCCAACCGAGTCCGAACTCGCCGACTTCTCCGGGGAGACGTCGGCCGAACGGGCCCTGTCGGACGACGCGATGGAGACGGTCCGGCGGCTGGCCGAGGCCGACGAGGAGCCGATGGCCGCGCTCCGGACGATCACCTCCTCATTCTCGGCTCACGACCCCGACACCGACGAGGACCCGACCGACCACGACGCGAACGTCAGGAAGGGCCGGCGCATCACCGCCAAGATGCCGACCGCCCTCGCCGCGTACGCGCGGATCCGCAACGGCGACGAGCCCGTCGTACCACGCGAGGACCTCGACCACGCCGCCAACTTCCTCTACATGCTGAACGACGAGGAGCCCGACGACGTGTTCGCGGACGTCTTCGACCAGGCGCTCGTGCTCCACGCCGACCACGGGCTCAACGCGTCGACGTTCTCCGCGATGGTCACCGCCTCGACGCTCGCCGACCTCCATTCGGCGGTCACCTCGGCGGTCGGCACCCTCTCCGGGAGCCTCCACGGCGGCGCCAACGCCAACGTGATGCGGATGCTGGAGGAGGTCGACGAGTCCGACTCCGACCCCGTCGAGTGGGTCGAGCGGGCGCTCGAGGAGGGCCGCCGCGTCGCCGGCTTCGGCCACCGCGTCTACGAGGTGAAGGACCCCCGCGCGAACATCCTCGGCGAGCGCTCGGAGGAGCTGGGCGAGGCCGCCGGCGACACGAGGTGGTACGAGATGTCGGTCGCGATCGAGGAGTACATGGCCGAGGAGAAGGGCATCGCGCCCAACGTCGACTTCTACTCCGCCTCGACGTACTACCAGATGGGCATCCCCGTGGACATCTACACGCCCATCTTCGCGGTCAGCCGCGTCGGCGGCTGGATCGCACACGTGCTGGAGCAGTACGAGGACAACCGGCTCATCCGGCCCCGCGCGCGCTACGTCGGCGAGCGGGACGCCGAGTGGGTCCCCATCGAGGAGCGGTAG
- a CDS encoding arylamine N-acetyltransferase family protein, whose product MSGDQDAPGGMDPDRYLERIGVDPDAVETPDLETLARLQRAHVTAVAFENLDVVGDPYGDREGSGVVLSVPDLYAKVVERGRGGFCFELNGLFHWLLAELGYDVDRVAARVTSDGDATPPANHHANVVQFDRRYVTDVGMGTPTMRRPLPLDGGSRADGAGVEWRVAESDRPDETYRTEYRTPGESEWSTRYVFSDVPRELSYFEATCDYLASAPESTFTGDPIVTVATDEGHLRLSRDTLTEIVGGDGRERTVTGEEWHEVLASKFGLRYDRA is encoded by the coding sequence ATGTCAGGCGACCAGGACGCCCCCGGCGGGATGGACCCCGACAGGTACCTCGAGCGCATCGGCGTCGATCCGGACGCCGTCGAAACCCCGGACCTCGAGACGCTCGCGCGACTCCAGCGCGCACACGTGACGGCGGTCGCGTTCGAGAACCTCGACGTCGTCGGGGACCCGTACGGCGACCGGGAGGGGTCGGGCGTGGTCCTCTCGGTGCCGGACCTCTACGCGAAGGTCGTCGAGCGGGGCCGGGGCGGGTTCTGCTTCGAACTCAACGGCCTGTTCCACTGGCTGCTCGCGGAGCTCGGCTACGACGTGGACCGGGTGGCCGCGCGGGTGACCAGCGACGGGGACGCCACCCCGCCCGCGAACCACCACGCGAACGTCGTCCAGTTCGACCGCCGGTACGTGACCGACGTGGGGATGGGGACCCCGACGATGCGGCGGCCGCTCCCGCTCGACGGCGGGTCGCGCGCCGACGGGGCCGGCGTCGAGTGGCGCGTCGCCGAGAGCGACCGGCCCGACGAGACGTACCGGACCGAGTACCGCACGCCGGGGGAGTCGGAGTGGTCGACGCGCTACGTGTTCAGCGACGTGCCGCGGGAGCTGAGCTACTTCGAGGCGACCTGCGACTACCTGGCGAGCGCCCCCGAGTCGACGTTCACGGGCGACCCGATCGTCACCGTCGCCACCGACGAGGGGCACCTCCGGCTGTCGCGGGACACGCTGACCGAGATCGTCGGGGGCGACGGGCGCGAGCGGACCGTGACCGGCGAGGAGTGGCACGAGGTGCTGGCTTCGAAGTTCGGCCTGCGCTACGACCGCGCGTAG
- a CDS encoding NADP-dependent oxidoreductase: MADNRRYHLAKRPEGTPDADTFDLREAERPEPGPGQALVRLLYLSVDPYMRGRMRAGESYAEPWDVGGPLYGGAVAEVVESNGAGFEPGETVVGNLPWAEYAAADGSELTPVDTGELPVSTALGVLGMPGRTAYFGVREVVEPRAGDVMVVSGAAGAVGSVAGQLGELQGADVVGVAGSDEKVDWLTGELGLTAGVNYESEDVGERLDELTDGVDAYYDNVGGPVTDAVFQRLNVDARVGICGQIALYNEEEVPTGPRKLGKLVETRARVEGFLVGDFAPRFGAATERLGELVAGGELQYRETVTEGLENAPDAFLGLFEGENVGKQVVEVADH; the protein is encoded by the coding sequence ATGGCCGACAACCGTCGGTACCACCTGGCGAAGCGACCCGAGGGGACGCCCGACGCCGACACGTTCGACCTTCGGGAGGCGGAGCGGCCGGAGCCGGGACCGGGGCAGGCGCTCGTCCGCCTGCTGTACCTCTCCGTGGACCCGTACATGCGCGGCCGGATGCGCGCCGGGGAGTCGTACGCCGAGCCGTGGGACGTCGGCGGGCCGCTGTACGGCGGCGCGGTCGCCGAGGTCGTCGAGTCGAACGGGGCGGGGTTCGAGCCGGGCGAGACGGTCGTCGGGAACCTCCCGTGGGCCGAGTACGCCGCCGCGGACGGCTCCGAGCTCACGCCGGTCGACACGGGCGAACTCCCGGTCTCGACCGCGCTGGGCGTGCTCGGGATGCCCGGCCGGACCGCCTACTTCGGCGTCCGCGAGGTCGTCGAGCCGCGGGCCGGCGACGTGATGGTCGTCTCGGGCGCCGCGGGCGCGGTCGGCTCCGTGGCGGGGCAGCTCGGCGAGTTGCAGGGCGCGGACGTTGTCGGCGTCGCCGGCAGCGACGAGAAGGTCGACTGGCTCACCGGGGAGCTGGGGTTGACGGCCGGCGTCAACTACGAGTCGGAGGACGTCGGCGAGCGGCTGGACGAACTGACCGACGGCGTCGACGCCTACTACGACAACGTCGGCGGCCCGGTGACGGACGCCGTGTTCCAGCGCCTGAACGTCGACGCGCGGGTCGGGATCTGCGGACAGATCGCCCTCTACAACGAGGAGGAGGTTCCGACAGGCCCGCGGAAACTCGGGAAACTCGTCGAGACGAGGGCCCGCGTCGAGGGGTTCCTCGTCGGCGACTTCGCGCCACGGTTCGGGGCGGCGACCGAGCGCCTCGGGGAACTGGTGGCGGGCGGCGAACTGCAGTACCGGGAGACGGTGACCGAGGGGCTGGAGAACGCGCCCGACGCGTTCCTGGGGCTGTTCGAGGGCGAGAACGTCGGGAAGCAGGTGGTGGAGGTCGCTGATCACTGA
- a CDS encoding gamma-glutamylcyclotransferase family protein, translating into MDVFVYGTLTNPDRVRTVVDSFVFVGPAVLEGLRVVDGECPTLAPPADGGGSGSSDGGSNVDASNADASGGGMAGPDVAGRLLRTNEVDALDAYEGVEDGLYVRVSVPVVDETAGSRTTGHEAGASRSDGAAEGAGEAAVYVGDPDRLGAPAAWPGDGPLRERVERVLRERPVEVRIPPTG; encoded by the coding sequence ATGGACGTGTTCGTGTACGGCACGCTGACGAACCCCGATCGCGTCCGGACGGTCGTCGACTCGTTCGTGTTCGTCGGCCCGGCCGTGCTGGAGGGGCTCCGCGTCGTCGACGGCGAGTGTCCGACGCTGGCGCCGCCGGCCGACGGCGGCGGGAGTGGATCGAGCGACGGCGGATCGAACGTCGACGCATCGAACGCCGACGCGTCGGGCGGCGGGATGGCGGGTCCGGACGTCGCGGGGCGCCTGCTCCGGACGAACGAGGTGGACGCGCTTGACGCCTACGAGGGGGTCGAGGACGGGCTGTACGTCCGGGTGTCCGTCCCCGTCGTCGACGAGACGGCCGGCAGCCGGACGACCGGACACGAAGCGGGCGCGAGCAGGTCGGATGGAGCGGCCGAGGGCGCGGGGGAGGCGGCGGTGTACGTCGGCGATCCGGACCGACTCGGCGCGCCGGCGGCGTGGCCCGGCGACGGACCCCTCCGCGAGCGGGTCGAACGCGTCCTCCGCGAGCGTCCGGTCGAGGTCCGAATTCCACCGACAGGTTGA
- a CDS encoding MATE family efflux transporter yields MDGGRLVGVWRRVLSLAWPVMAEQTFRTAMRTTDVVVTAQFSPAAVVAIGLADLYARFPLRIGLGLGGGAIALSSQDTGASATANRDEDVTQAVLVGALAGLPFVLAGLFLGGPMIAVLGAAPESVRLGGQYLAIVFATAPARHVALIGARSLQGTGDTRTPMYVNVVANGLNISGSLALGLGFAPLGIPRLGIVGVGVATAAANVLTAVALVAAMVTDWSDASLVRPRDPVIARQLVRVSTPRIVEGFGATLAEFPFNGILLGFGTNVNAGFQIGRRMYQQVTGPLSRGYNVAASVVVGQALGDGDDEAARFYGYAVTALGLATVGVIGLGLVVAAPAFVDVFTDESGAVPYAVTFARVYGLSGAFLVSFSVLSGALQGASETRVPLVARLTGVFGFLLGFTYVAGVVLGHGATGAYWGVGLQYVWMALVVLVGFRYSGWAERAAGMMAERGSGRSTD; encoded by the coding sequence ATGGACGGCGGCCGACTGGTCGGGGTCTGGAGGCGAGTGCTCTCGCTGGCCTGGCCGGTCATGGCCGAGCAGACGTTCCGGACGGCGATGCGGACGACCGACGTCGTCGTCACCGCGCAGTTCTCCCCCGCGGCGGTCGTGGCCATCGGCCTCGCGGACCTGTACGCCCGCTTCCCGCTCCGCATCGGCCTCGGCCTCGGCGGCGGCGCCATCGCGCTCTCCAGCCAGGACACCGGCGCGTCCGCGACCGCGAACCGGGACGAGGATGTCACGCAGGCGGTGCTCGTGGGCGCGCTCGCGGGCCTCCCGTTCGTCCTCGCCGGCCTGTTCCTCGGCGGCCCCATGATCGCCGTCCTCGGGGCGGCCCCGGAGAGCGTCCGACTCGGCGGACAGTACCTCGCCATCGTCTTCGCCACCGCGCCGGCCCGCCACGTCGCGCTGATCGGCGCGCGCTCGCTCCAGGGCACCGGCGACACCCGGACGCCGATGTACGTCAACGTCGTCGCCAACGGGCTCAACATCTCCGGGTCGCTGGCGCTCGGGCTCGGGTTCGCACCGCTCGGGATTCCCCGGCTCGGCATCGTCGGCGTCGGCGTCGCCACCGCCGCCGCGAACGTCCTCACGGCGGTCGCGCTCGTCGCCGCGATGGTCACCGACTGGTCGGACGCGAGCCTCGTCCGCCCGCGCGACCCGGTCATCGCCCGGCAGCTCGTCCGGGTGTCGACGCCGCGGATCGTCGAGGGGTTCGGGGCCACGCTCGCGGAGTTCCCGTTCAACGGCATCCTCCTCGGCTTCGGCACGAACGTGAACGCCGGCTTCCAGATCGGCCGGCGGATGTACCAGCAGGTGACCGGGCCGCTCTCGCGTGGGTACAACGTCGCCGCCTCGGTCGTCGTCGGGCAGGCGCTTGGCGACGGCGACGACGAGGCGGCCCGGTTCTACGGCTACGCGGTGACGGCGCTCGGGCTGGCGACCGTCGGCGTCATCGGGCTCGGACTGGTCGTCGCCGCGCCGGCGTTCGTCGACGTGTTCACCGACGAGTCGGGCGCGGTCCCGTACGCGGTGACGTTCGCGCGCGTGTACGGGCTCTCGGGGGCGTTCCTCGTCTCCTTCTCGGTGCTCTCGGGGGCGCTCCAGGGCGCGAGCGAGACGCGGGTCCCGCTGGTCGCGCGGCTGACGGGCGTGTTCGGCTTCCTGCTCGGCTTCACGTACGTCGCGGGGGTCGTCCTCGGCCACGGGGCGACCGGCGCCTACTGGGGCGTCGGCCTCCAGTACGTCTGGATGGCGCTGGTCGTCCTCGTCGGCTTCCGCTACTCGGGGTGGGCCGAACGGGCGGCCGGGATGATGGCCGAGCGCGGGAGCGGCCGCTCGACGGACTGA
- the ubaA gene encoding SAMP-activating enzyme E1 has translation MSGLALDSTQLDRYSRHIILDEVGPEGQSALLDGSVLVVGAGGLGSPAIQYLAAAGVGQLAIADDDVVERSNLQRQIVHADADVGRPKAESAAEYVRDLNPDVEVTTHETRVDPDNAVDLVADHDVVLDASDNFRTRYLLNDVARLADVPVAHGAIYKFEGQVTTLVPDGPCYRCLFPEAPEPGEVPDCATTGVLGVLPGTVGCLQATEAVKLLLRGEGLLVDGELLQGRLLFYDAMAMSFETVPYRRNPDCPVCGDDPIDTIEGVEYAGGCGIGGEA, from the coding sequence ATGAGCGGACTCGCACTCGACTCCACCCAGCTCGACCGCTACTCGCGGCACATCATCCTCGACGAGGTGGGCCCCGAGGGGCAGTCGGCGCTGCTCGACGGCTCCGTGCTGGTCGTCGGCGCGGGCGGACTGGGCTCGCCGGCCATCCAGTACCTCGCGGCCGCGGGCGTCGGCCAGTTGGCAATCGCCGACGACGACGTCGTCGAGCGGTCGAACCTGCAGCGCCAGATCGTCCACGCCGACGCCGACGTGGGCCGACCGAAGGCGGAGTCGGCCGCCGAGTACGTCCGGGATCTCAACCCCGACGTCGAGGTGACGACCCACGAGACGCGGGTCGACCCGGACAACGCCGTCGACCTGGTCGCCGACCACGACGTCGTCCTCGACGCCTCCGACAACTTCCGGACGCGCTACCTCCTCAACGACGTGGCGCGGCTCGCGGACGTCCCGGTCGCCCACGGCGCGATCTACAAGTTCGAGGGGCAGGTCACGACGCTCGTCCCGGACGGCCCGTGCTATCGGTGTCTGTTCCCCGAGGCACCCGAACCCGGCGAGGTGCCCGACTGTGCCACGACTGGCGTGCTCGGCGTGCTCCCGGGGACCGTCGGCTGCCTCCAGGCGACCGAGGCCGTGAAGCTCCTCCTCCGGGGTGAGGGTCTCCTCGTGGACGGCGAACTGCTGCAGGGGCGCCTGCTGTTCTACGACGCGATGGCGATGAGCTTCGAGACGGTGCCGTACCGGCGGAACCCCGACTGTCCGGTGTGCGGGGACGACCCCATCGACACCATCGAGGGCGTCGAGTACGCCGGCGGCTGCGGCATCGGGGGCGAGGCGTGA
- a CDS encoding transcription initiation factor IIB, which translates to MSNAKQFRQNRREHRADEHEVNADERESAGERESADERQVCPECGGTLASDERRGETVCRDCGLVVDTDEIDRGPEWRAFDAAEKDEKSRVGAPTTNMMHDKGLSTNIGWQDKDAYGNQLSGNQRRRMSRLRTWNERFRTSDHQERNLKQALGEIERMASALGLPESVRETASVIYRQALEKDMLPGRSIEGISTASLHAAARMANVPRSIDEVARVSRVDEETFERAYRYVVRELSLEIEPADPAEYLPRFASELGVSDEAERQARELLETAKEANVHSGKSPVGLAAAAIYAAGILTNEKLTQSEVSEVTDMSEVTIRNRYQELLAAREDAVGFGAGRATA; encoded by the coding sequence ATGAGCAACGCAAAACAGTTCCGACAGAACCGGCGAGAGCACCGAGCGGACGAACACGAGGTGAACGCGGACGAGCGGGAGTCGGCCGGCGAGCGGGAGTCGGCCGACGAGCGGCAGGTCTGTCCCGAGTGTGGCGGCACCCTGGCGTCCGACGAGCGCCGCGGCGAGACGGTGTGTCGCGACTGCGGGCTCGTCGTCGACACCGACGAGATCGACCGCGGGCCCGAGTGGCGCGCGTTCGACGCCGCCGAGAAGGACGAGAAGAGCCGCGTCGGCGCCCCCACGACCAACATGATGCACGACAAGGGGCTCTCGACGAACATCGGCTGGCAGGACAAGGACGCCTACGGCAACCAGCTCTCGGGCAACCAGCGGCGCCGGATGTCGCGGCTCCGCACCTGGAACGAGCGGTTCCGCACCTCCGACCACCAGGAGCGGAACCTGAAGCAGGCGCTCGGCGAGATCGAGCGGATGGCCAGCGCGCTCGGCCTCCCGGAGAGCGTCCGCGAGACCGCCTCGGTCATCTACCGGCAGGCGCTGGAGAAGGACATGCTGCCGGGCCGGTCCATCGAGGGCATCTCCACCGCCAGCCTCCACGCGGCCGCGCGGATGGCGAACGTCCCGCGCTCGATCGACGAGGTCGCGCGGGTCTCCCGCGTCGACGAGGAGACGTTCGAGCGGGCGTACCGCTACGTCGTCCGCGAACTGAGCCTCGAGATCGAGCCGGCCGACCCGGCCGAGTACCTCCCGCGGTTCGCCTCCGAACTCGGCGTCAGCGACGAGGCCGAGCGGCAGGCGCGCGAACTGCTGGAGACCGCGAAGGAGGCGAACGTCCACTCGGGCAAGTCGCCCGTGGGGCTCGCCGCGGCGGCCATCTACGCCGCCGGCATCCTCACGAACGAGAAGCTCACCCAGAGCGAGGTCAGCGAGGTGACCGACATGAGCGAGGTCACCATCCGGAACCGGTACCAGGAGCTGCTGGCCGCCCGCGAGGACGCGGTGGGGTTCGGCGCCGGGCGCGCCACGGCGTAA
- a CDS encoding Rid family detoxifying hydrolase encodes MKRVVSTDEAPAAVGAYSQATTNGDVMFTAGQIPLTTDGELLDDAPIAEQTEQALDNVIAIVEAEGADASDVLKTTVFLADIDDFEEMNETYATYFEDEPPARSAVQAGALPKGVGVEIEAVVALE; translated from the coding sequence ATGAAGCGCGTGGTCTCCACCGACGAGGCGCCCGCGGCGGTCGGCGCGTACAGCCAGGCGACGACGAACGGCGACGTCATGTTCACCGCGGGGCAGATCCCGCTCACGACGGACGGCGAACTGCTGGACGACGCCCCCATCGCGGAGCAGACCGAGCAGGCGCTGGACAACGTCATCGCCATCGTCGAGGCCGAGGGCGCCGACGCCTCGGACGTGCTGAAGACGACGGTGTTCCTCGCGGACATCGACGACTTCGAGGAGATGAACGAGACGTACGCGACGTACTTCGAGGACGAACCGCCGGCGCGATCGGCGGTGCAGGCCGGCGCGCTCCCGAAGGGCGTCGGCGTGGAGATCGAGGCGGTCGTCGCGCTGGAGTGA